The Erpetoichthys calabaricus chromosome 5, fErpCal1.3, whole genome shotgun sequence genome has a segment encoding these proteins:
- the LOC114652600 gene encoding eukaryotic translation initiation factor 1b-like, translating to MCAIQNLQTFNPFADATKGDDLLPAGTEDYIHIRIQQRNGGKTLTTVQGIANDKNKLVKAFKKKFACNGTVIEHPEYGEVIQLQGDQRKNICQFLTEIGLAKEEQLKVHGF from the coding sequence ATGTGCGCAATCCAGAACCTCCAAACCTTCAACCCCTTTGCTGATGCAACTAAGGGTGATGATCTGCTCCCGGCTGGGACTGAGGACTACATCCATATAAGAATTCAACAGCGGAACGGAGGAAAAACTCTGACGACTGTCCAGGGAATTGCTAATGATAAAAATAAGCtggtaaaagccttcaagaagaAATTTGCCTGCAACGGAACTGTGATTGAGCACCCGGAGTATGGTGAAGTGATCCAGCTGCAGGGTGACCAGCGCAAGAATATATGCCAGTTCCTTACTGAGATTGGTTTGGCTAAGGAGGAGCAGCTGAAGGTTCATGGATTCTAA